tacattcgttctatccttaacagcgcggagaaatgaggacgcattttgaggcttcattctaagcatcctttgaattgggacggccttactggccttaagtcgcgctgctgtgatgcaatcggtcttaaaatacgtccttaaaaggtcgcagcccttgaattgggacacagctactGACAGTCAGCGGCAAAAgcgacgcatgcgcttttaacttgtaaacgcATGGGTGTAtgtgtagtctctgctctcggtgagACGAATTAAGAAGCGtacattgtgaagggcgctctgaaaagcggcagcgcagtcAAAGGATTAAATGAAACCTCTGATTTTTAAACAGCTGGCAAATGAGCGTTCCGGTACGCTAAAAGCACGTTCTGGGCGcacggagaggtggtggtacgctcaagagctatatttggaagtggcggtactgaatACCGGCGCGTTCcggcccacttaaagcactggttTAGCACCTATATGAAGTCTCTGGTGCCTTTGAAGGTTTGACGATTGACTataactcttcccacaaacactacagtgatgaggtttctctccagtatgaactctctgatgggctTTTAAGTTAGTTGATGAAGTAAAcatcttgtcacactgagagcatttgtaaaaTGTagcacctgtatgaattctctggtGCCTTTGAAAGTTTGACGATTgcctaaaactcttcccacaaacattacagtgatgaggtttttctccagtatgAATTCTCTTATGGTCGCTTAAGTGACTCGACTGAGTAAACGTCTTGTCACaccgagagcatttgtaaggtttctctcctgtATGAAGTCTCTGATGGTCTTTTAAGTGGCTTGAAtgagcaaacgtcttgtcacactgagagcatttgaaaggtttttcacctgtatgaattcgcTGGTGTACCATGAAACTGCTAAGATGaataaaactcttcccacaaacatgacagtgatgaggtttctctccagtatgaattCTCTCATGGATTATCAGCTGATGTTTATTGCAGAAACGtttatcacagtgtgaacaTTGATAGACTTTCTCTACAGAGTAAATATTCTGCTGTGATTTTAATGAATCTGAATCCCTAAAGTGATGCGTTCTCTCATTGGTGTGTAAAAGCATGTGTgactttaaacattgtttttgtctaaatctcttctcacagtgaggacattcgtatggtttttctcctgtgtgaattCTCTTATGAAAATCAAGACTTTGTTTGGTGCTTAAGTATTttccacattcagtgcagtagaaaggcttttcaccactgtgtgtcctcatgtgaagttttagccaAGATAAGAAGACAAAACCCTTCCCACACTGCTCACAGTGAAACTGCTGCTTCTTCATCATCTTCTTCTCTCTGTGctcttctgaatgaagtttcttctcttgtGACATAGTTAAACTGATCTCAGATCTGGTGAAGAGTTCATGTTCTCTGTGTTCTCTCTCATGTCTCTCTAAATGTCTCTGTGAGCTGAATGTCTGTTTGTGCAGAGTTTCTGCTGTCAGTCGCTCTTTTGATGTTGAGGACGTTATTTCTTcactcttcacatctgaaagaaacatgaaaCAATGAAATGATCTTTTCACTCTTATTTACACAAAGAATGATGAATTGAGATTCTGTATCTTTTTCTATATTCACAGATATAGACAGAAGACAGCTGTCAGTCCTGTTATTACAACCGGGTTATTGcacatcaaataaaccaaaattTGGAAACATACAAagctaaaaaaattttttattaattttgttATTGGACAGAAAGACAACATAACTTGTGATCaaagacaaaatattaaatgtaatgcATGAATATTTACTGAGTGAGTAATCCACTATTTTGTAGAGGGAGTCAAATGGACCAATACTTTCACAGTCCTTGTTGCATTATATGGGGACACTTCTAGAatgaaataaaagtattttttaaaacctaCATGCCTGTTGTCCAATAAGTATTAAAGATATCCTAAACTATATCCTTAAAATTTTAGTCcttaaattatttttcttttggtTAGTGAGTTTGTGTCTGAATACTCCCTTTTATAGATGATTTTATCGGACGCAAGTCCAATGACGCGACTACACGTCTAGCCGGAACTTTAGTTCCAGTCTCTGTGTTTAATTgtttgactagttgctaaactgaactcttgaacaaataccttgtcaaaaataacaattcctatgtaatctacgtgttgtttattttgcttgttatataaataaactacattaaaaggactttgttgttattgatccttagcggagtttaccggaattTACTcgtgttccacgaaagccatttgtttatgttgttactgctcaAACCATCTATTCAGCGCTGCAAACTTGTCACCTTTCAATGAATTTGGTTGCTTTGGATACATAATAGGTAATTCTTGTGATTCAGCTATAGGGACGTATATCCCAGCCGACATTGATATGTGGGCCCCACGTGGGTCCCATCTGGGCAGCATGGTTGTCCCTATGTGGGCCCCATATAGGTTTGCCCATGTGGGATCTGTGGGGCCCTCATGGCACCtatgtgggcaaaataattttatgcttgaaatacatttaaaatcttgaaataataAGTTTTGGTTGATTGTCACTTTTAAACAAAGAGCAAATAATATAACAGATATGATTTGATCAGtataaaacgttttaaataaaaattcattattttttacatttaattgtgatatttataatgtttacctgccaataattaattttaattagcACAGCTGAGCATGAGTGAAAATAAGAAATGTCAAAGTTTATTAGtttgttagtgtgttaattaaagaaatgtttcaaacattctggaaggagtcTGATTAGTGGagtcaggtgtttcatataaggagaccaCATTACGATCTGCTCACTGCTACGACACATTACGCTTGATAAAGTAGTCctgcttcaaatgtttttaattgtgtttttttttcatataatataatatcGCATTTTAAATAATCTTTGCTAAAATAGGCAGACTTTTAAAATTACAACTATAAAgatgataaacatgttaacttTAAGAATTTCCGCTCAGGCGCAAGGATACAGTTTCTACCGGAGCAGCAGGAGTCTCTCACAACTGTTACACTTGTAATTTACTTTCTGCGGTGtgtttttagaaaatgtaataCTATGGTGCAAGTTCACGGGCTGCACAGCGATGAATCAAAGCAAACGTGCAAGGACATTTTATGAGTTTGGCTGTGGATGCTTTGGAAGTTCTTCATAAAACTGTTGAGTAAAGATTAATTGATGATCAGAATTAAGAGCATCT
The nucleotide sequence above comes from Paramisgurnus dabryanus chromosome 12, PD_genome_1.1, whole genome shotgun sequence. Encoded proteins:
- the LOC135750178 gene encoding uncharacterized protein yields the protein MLMMTDEMCCKSVGTDLSMLDIDDYITEISQLKKEVALLEAKLSSRGDLGLKREDVDCGESSVYVTDVVSLDPVWMSRDQSRTPQPLLDSKLSEEKSRHTQDSDLSLTLLCYTESKPTDTQDTTVCDSKQSLQEDQTSTESLDSVCNAGEQQQILKMCSVKLIDCRNLMMKIETEPTEIKIEPTEEEDHTEEDDFILSDVKSEEITSSTSKERLTAETLHKQTFSSQRHLERHEREHREHELFTRSEISLTMSQEKKLHSEEHREKKMMKKQQFHCEQCGKGFVFLSWLKLHMRTHSGEKPFYCTECGKYLSTKQSLDFHKRIHTGEKPYECPHCEKRFRQKQCLKSHMLLHTNERTHHFRDSDSLKSQQNIYSVEKVYQCSHCDKRFCNKHQLIIHERIHTGEKPHHCHVCGKSFIHLSSFMVHQRIHTGEKPFKCSQCDKTFAHSSHLKDHQRLHTGEKPYKCSRCDKTFTQSSHLSDHKRIHTGEKPHHCNVCGKSFRQSSNFQRHQRIHTGATFYKCSQCDKMFTSSTNLKAHQRVHTGEKPHHCSVCGKSYSQSSNLQRHQRLHIGAKPVL